The genome window TCTAGTTCTTCTTCCCTAcactttttataataatcatCATCTTCATTATCATCATCGCTATCGCTTAGTTCACTATTTcctatgtttttattttttatttttttatttttatttttattttctgaaTTGTTAATACCTTTTAATGCATATTGTGATTCGATTTGTGCACATTCTTCTAACGAAATTGTTGGTAAATTATGAAAAGGTTTAAAAACTAATTCTTTGTAGTAGTTACGAATTTGTGTAATATCTGAaatttgcatattttttttaattttaaaaatcaCTGGTTTTTTAGTGTTATTAGCGggtttattatcattagaCAATGAAGGGAAATTATGACCatgttcataattttttttttcataattttttttactaatttctttatttctCATTTCAAGAACAAGCATTTCTGTATCCATTAAATCTATTGTATTTAAGGTTtgaattaatttatatttaattatggATAAATACATTTCTCTATATTCTTCATCGTCATGATTGTcatgataaaaattatcattatcattatgGAAAGtgaaatttatattttcacgtttttttaaattcgtTTTAGCTagttcattatatatttgttgatattttttttcatctttaactcttttaatttttatatttcttctATTTATTGCATTATGTGTACCATTACTACTTTTATAGGAATCTCGatcacaatttttattatcatcattatcatcatataaatattcatttatttgtactatattatatatattaacaatagtaataaattcattaaaatataatttagcATCTTTAAGTCTATCAAATCgtatatctatattaatTGTTTCATAACATAAGGTACCTAATATATGAggtattaataaaaatttcaaaTAGTTTGTGTGAATATCATCGacatcttcattttttgaaaaaatatcactactgcttatatattttccaattaatttaaatgcatatattaaatgatcAATAAGTTCATCCTTATtcttaacatttttttcagttGGTATTAATCCATTTTCATagttttttattagttcaatcaattctttttttttaaaaacgGATTTATATTCGTGAAAATGCTTGCTAtgattaattatatattcatcaaATAGAATATACAATTCATCAAACAGTGTGCTCACAACATTCATCTCCATTGTTTGTAATCCCTTgacatatataatgtatatatttatttttcgtttatttatgtatctctatatttttttaaatatttcttaCTCAAAAGTACGAATAAAAagatatacataaatatgtattatatagagagtaataaatgtataaattattttgtgaattttcaaaattttctaAGTAGAACGTGACTAGCTTTTagattgtatatataataacacTTCATTAATTATACGAATTTCCAAATGTGTGTTGGAGTAGCCTGTGGTATGGCTAACTACacgttttattttttatttatttgggATTTGTAATTAAGGTATGAAGTTACATATATTTcgtatttattatatatatatatattttttttttttatgcatgTATAATTAGTATTGCTTCGTATGCActttttaatgaaaacGTTCTTTTTCTCtcctaatttttttaaaaaccttaataatactttattttttgaattttgaTATCGATCTTATATagatttaattttttaacaatttttctttatcaaaattatatgcgCACATATGCAATGTCATAAggtttatataaaaattgtggtttttatttacatattcgaaataataaaaatataaaatattttttgcgAGTAAAATAGTATAGACAAGTAGGgtttaaacaaaattaataaataaatttaaaaaaaatgcacaTTTAAATCGatagaaaaataacataaaaatttggTAGAATgaacatatttaaaaaaataatgcaaaCAAGATATATGGCacatatttgtataaataaaaaatcctaatttagaaaaattt of Plasmodium berghei ANKA genome assembly, chromosome: 6 contains these proteins:
- a CDS encoding type 2A phosphatase-associated protein 42, putative, producing the protein MEMNVVSTLFDELYILFDEYIINHSKHFHEYKSVFKKKELIELIKNYENGLIPTEKNVKNKDELIDHLIYAFKLIGKYISSSDIFSKNEDVDDIHTNYLKFLLIPHILGTLCYETINIDIRFDRLKDAKLYFNEFITIVNIYNIVQINEYLYDDNDDNKNCDRDSYKSSNGTHNAINRRNIKIKRVKDEKKYQQIYNELAKTNLKKRENINFTFHNDNDNFYHDNHDDEEYREMYLSIIKYKLIQTLNTIDLMDTEMLVLEMRNKEISKKNYEKKNYEHGHNFPSLSNDNKPANNTKKPVIFKIKKNMQISDITQIRNYYKELVFKPFHNLPTISLEECAQIESQYALKGINNSENKNKNKKIKNKNIGNSELSDSDDDNEDDDYYKKCREEELEKDKNDREWDDWKYMHQKGIGNKNRNIT